A stretch of the Glutamicibacter sp. JL.03c genome encodes the following:
- a CDS encoding MBL fold metallo-hydrolase, with translation MAHLSSPTVIAPGIAVLTADNPSEMTLDGTNSYLLFDPASSTLQPGTDVVLIDPGPELQSHLQALAQFEIQLVLITHRHADHTGGIDRLRQLAAAPVRAKLAEHCRDAHPLSDGEIITAAGVQIQVHCTPGHTSDSVCFTVDGPHLFTGDTVLGRGTTILEHPDGTLADYLDSLHRLLGLPDMPLHPAHGQQHETSHQLLRAYLEHRESRLDQVRAALQKLGKAGADATPAQLLEFVYPDLDPRLVGAASRSLEAQLHYLASNR, from the coding sequence ATGGCACATCTTTCCTCGCCCACCGTCATCGCTCCCGGCATCGCGGTGCTCACCGCCGATAATCCCTCGGAAATGACGCTGGATGGGACTAATTCCTATTTGCTGTTCGACCCGGCATCTTCGACGCTGCAGCCGGGCACCGACGTGGTGCTCATCGACCCCGGACCCGAGCTTCAGTCGCACCTGCAGGCGCTGGCCCAGTTCGAGATCCAGCTGGTGCTGATCACCCACCGCCATGCGGACCACACCGGCGGCATCGACCGCCTGCGCCAGCTGGCCGCCGCCCCGGTGCGGGCCAAGCTCGCCGAGCACTGCCGGGATGCCCATCCCCTGTCCGACGGCGAGATCATCACGGCCGCCGGAGTTCAGATCCAGGTGCATTGCACCCCGGGCCACACCTCGGATTCGGTGTGCTTCACCGTGGATGGGCCGCATCTGTTCACCGGAGATACCGTGCTGGGCCGCGGCACCACCATTCTGGAGCATCCGGACGGGACGCTGGCCGACTACCTCGACTCGCTTCACCGGCTGCTGGGCCTGCCGGATATGCCCTTGCATCCAGCGCACGGGCAGCAGCATGAAACCTCGCATCAGCTGCTGCGCGCCTATCTGGAGCATCGGGAATCCAGGCTGGATCAAGTGCGTGCTGCCCTGCAGAAACTCGGCAAGGCCGGGGCGGACGCGACCCCAGCCCAATTGCTGGAGTTCGTCTACCCCGACCTGGATCCGCGCCTGGTGGGCGCGGCGAGCCGATCGTTGGAAGCGCAGCTGCACTATCTAGCGTCGAATCGCTAG
- a CDS encoding YqaJ viral recombinase family protein — protein sequence MITVPGVEHECFQRVLADSSNRIEWLRARAQGITATDVAKLSTEKSIKNAAWDKLYGNGFSGNPYTDHGRKREPVIAAWVQENFNIFPSSQLFHAQHSRLHLATPDGLGFDASGAPVLSEIKTTNKPFKKIPKNYLRQILWQQHVIGAERTLFVWEEHQDFVPVRAVPEYLWVERDDDLIQDLIDKAEALITALREATARQERYNDYGPAALRL from the coding sequence GTGATAACTGTGCCAGGTGTTGAACATGAGTGTTTCCAGCGTGTCTTAGCTGACTCATCCAATCGCATCGAATGGCTCAGGGCACGAGCGCAGGGCATCACGGCCACCGACGTCGCCAAGCTCTCCACCGAGAAGTCCATCAAGAACGCCGCCTGGGACAAGCTCTACGGCAATGGATTCTCCGGCAATCCCTACACCGACCACGGCCGCAAACGCGAACCGGTCATCGCGGCATGGGTCCAAGAGAACTTCAATATCTTTCCTTCCTCCCAGCTGTTCCACGCACAGCATTCCAGACTTCACCTGGCTACCCCCGACGGCCTGGGCTTTGACGCATCAGGGGCTCCGGTTTTGTCGGAAATCAAAACCACCAACAAACCCTTCAAGAAGATCCCCAAGAACTACCTGCGCCAGATCCTCTGGCAGCAACATGTCATTGGCGCTGAACGCACGCTGTTCGTTTGGGAAGAGCACCAGGATTTTGTACCGGTCCGCGCCGTTCCCGAGTACCTGTGGGTAGAGCGGGATGATGATTTGATCCAGGACTTGATCGACAAGGCTGAAGCCCTGATCACCGCTTTGCGCGAGGCGACCGCGAGGCAAGAGCGCTATAACGATTACGGGCCTGCCGCCCTGCGCCTCTAG
- a CDS encoding ABC transporter ATP-binding protein has product MLENSFGHPPVLHAQNLCRSFGSTTALNGVNLDISFGESLAIMGPSGSGKSTLLHALAGIELADAGSLMLSLPGTQPVDIQQLADKARTKLRRQSFGFVFQSGLLIPELTAEENVAMALMINGTPRSTAITHAGQALAALGLAGLEQRRIGQLSGGQMQRVAIARAQVTGAMVVFADEPTGALDSATGTEVLDTLLDCTVGQGKSLVMVTHDPSVAAKCDRVVKLHDGQLVSDSRRGTSAMGGEVR; this is encoded by the coding sequence ATGCTTGAAAATTCCTTTGGTCATCCACCGGTCCTCCATGCCCAGAACCTGTGCCGGAGCTTCGGCTCCACCACCGCCTTGAACGGCGTCAACCTCGACATCTCCTTCGGCGAATCCCTGGCGATCATGGGCCCGTCAGGTTCCGGCAAATCAACCCTGCTCCATGCGCTGGCCGGCATCGAGCTTGCTGACGCGGGAAGCCTGATGCTCAGCCTGCCGGGAACGCAGCCGGTAGACATCCAACAGCTCGCCGACAAGGCGCGGACCAAGCTGCGACGCCAGAGTTTCGGGTTCGTCTTCCAATCGGGCCTGCTGATTCCAGAACTCACCGCTGAAGAAAACGTGGCCATGGCGTTAATGATCAACGGCACCCCGCGCTCAACTGCCATCACCCACGCTGGCCAGGCACTGGCCGCGCTGGGACTGGCGGGCCTGGAGCAGCGGCGCATCGGACAGCTCTCCGGCGGGCAGATGCAGCGAGTAGCCATCGCCCGAGCTCAGGTAACCGGCGCCATGGTGGTCTTTGCCGATGAACCCACCGGCGCCTTGGATTCCGCCACCGGCACCGAGGTGCTTGATACCCTGCTGGATTGCACTGTCGGCCAAGGCAAATCCCTGGTCATGGTGACCCATGACCCTTCGGTGGCAGCCAAGTGCGACCGTGTGGTGAAACTGCATGACGGCCAGTTGGTCAGCGACAGCCGCCGTGGCACCAGCGCAATGGGCGGGGAAGTGCGATGA
- a CDS encoding FecCD family ABC transporter permease, producing MSQPTEPEVTAAPQPAQGRVAVRKNRVARTVLWMSLVLVLAIAAYLFWGRDRLPAAEVLQVLGGQKVPGTSFIIMSDRLPRVAVGALAGAGLGISGALFQRWLGNPLASPDVIGVGYGASAAAVLAMITLGYTDWKLNAFALAGGLVVAALIYWLSASGKRTGPRLILAGLAIGAMLQALIQYLLTQAEVNTASDVMHWLTGSLSSSNWNSALVLLITLGALGALLLPFVLRQLKMLELGEDSAAALGVNVPWARVLLVFVAVAMGALPIAITGPLAFVAFLAGPISAALSRGPINIPLAGLTGAALVIVANFFAANLFAETALPVGVITGAFGAPFLIWILVRANSTGNGA from the coding sequence ATGAGCCAGCCAACCGAGCCTGAAGTGACAGCGGCGCCACAGCCTGCCCAGGGCAGAGTTGCCGTGCGGAAAAACCGGGTGGCGCGCACCGTGCTCTGGATGTCCCTGGTCCTGGTCCTGGCCATTGCCGCCTACCTGTTCTGGGGCCGGGATCGGCTGCCGGCGGCCGAAGTGCTGCAGGTGCTGGGCGGGCAGAAGGTCCCCGGCACCAGCTTCATCATCATGTCCGACAGGCTCCCGCGGGTGGCCGTGGGAGCCTTGGCCGGGGCAGGGCTGGGCATCTCCGGGGCCCTCTTCCAGCGCTGGCTGGGCAACCCGCTGGCCAGCCCGGATGTGATCGGCGTGGGCTACGGCGCATCGGCTGCGGCGGTGCTGGCCATGATCACCCTGGGCTACACGGACTGGAAGCTCAACGCCTTTGCCTTGGCCGGCGGACTGGTGGTCGCGGCACTGATCTATTGGCTCTCGGCCTCCGGCAAGCGCACCGGGCCGCGGTTGATCCTGGCCGGTCTGGCCATCGGCGCCATGCTCCAGGCCCTGATCCAGTACCTGCTGACCCAGGCCGAAGTGAATACCGCCAGCGATGTGATGCACTGGCTGACCGGTTCGCTGTCCTCCAGCAACTGGAACAGCGCCCTGGTTCTCCTGATCACCCTCGGTGCCCTCGGGGCGTTGCTGCTGCCTTTCGTCCTGCGCCAGCTGAAAATGCTGGAGCTGGGGGAGGACTCCGCGGCCGCCCTGGGCGTGAACGTGCCCTGGGCCCGGGTGCTGCTGGTCTTTGTCGCTGTCGCCATGGGGGCGTTGCCCATTGCCATTACCGGCCCGCTGGCCTTCGTGGCGTTCCTGGCCGGGCCGATCAGCGCTGCGCTGAGCCGCGGGCCGATCAACATCCCGCTGGCCGGACTGACCGGGGCTGCCCTGGTCATCGTTGCCAACTTCTTCGCCGCGAACTTGTTCGCAGAGACTGCACTGCCGGTAGGTGTCATCACCGGCGCATTCGGCGCACCCTTCCTGATCTGGATTCTGGTGCGCGCCAACTCAACTGGAAACGGGGCGTAA
- a CDS encoding PhzF family phenazine biosynthesis protein has protein sequence MSRTFAYQQVDVFAPTAFNGNGLGVVFNADSLSDNQMQHFAQWLNMAETVFFVGPTHEEADYAIRIFTPSTELSFAGHPTLGAAHAWLESGGVPGPAGHLIQQCEAGLIPVRVERESTDSHSRRLAFLAPPLTRTGPLEPDVLQWAISGLGIHEDDVVDHQWLVNGPQPAGLVLRDADVVLGIEPDYEALQGLEVGVIGPYTASSVAHGVWQPRGSLLPRVSGTREELRPLDSSDLERSEERFGSVVMQPPADFEVRAFVAGEAVSEDPATGSLNAAFGIWLTQSGYAPQRYTVRQGTRVGRNAILHIEATEKGVWVSGDVETRISGNVSFD, from the coding sequence ATGAGCCGAACATTTGCTTATCAGCAGGTTGATGTCTTTGCGCCCACTGCGTTTAACGGCAATGGGCTCGGAGTCGTATTCAATGCTGACAGCCTGTCTGATAATCAGATGCAGCACTTCGCCCAGTGGCTGAATATGGCTGAGACAGTATTCTTCGTCGGCCCCACCCACGAAGAGGCCGACTACGCCATCCGCATTTTCACTCCCAGCACGGAATTGTCCTTTGCGGGACACCCGACGCTGGGTGCTGCGCACGCGTGGCTGGAATCCGGTGGGGTGCCTGGCCCGGCCGGCCATTTGATCCAGCAATGCGAAGCCGGACTCATTCCTGTTCGAGTGGAACGCGAAAGCACCGACAGCCATTCACGCCGGCTCGCTTTCCTGGCTCCCCCGCTGACTCGCACCGGCCCGTTGGAGCCGGACGTCCTCCAGTGGGCGATTAGCGGACTGGGGATTCACGAGGATGACGTCGTTGATCACCAGTGGCTGGTCAACGGCCCGCAGCCGGCCGGCTTGGTCCTGCGTGACGCTGACGTGGTGCTGGGAATCGAACCTGACTACGAGGCGCTTCAAGGTCTTGAGGTGGGCGTCATCGGACCCTACACGGCATCGAGCGTAGCCCATGGCGTCTGGCAGCCGCGCGGTTCGCTGTTGCCAAGGGTTTCAGGCACGCGCGAGGAACTGCGGCCGCTGGATTCCTCCGATCTGGAACGCTCCGAAGAACGCTTCGGTTCTGTGGTGATGCAGCCTCCAGCCGACTTCGAAGTGCGCGCCTTCGTGGCCGGCGAAGCCGTCTCCGAGGATCCGGCCACCGGGTCGCTGAATGCCGCCTTTGGCATCTGGCTGACCCAGTCCGGCTACGCCCCGCAACGCTATACGGTGCGCCAGGGAACCCGGGTTGGCCGAAACGCCATCTTGCATATCGAAGCCACCGAAAAGGGAGTCTGGGTCAGTGGCGACGTGGAAACCCGCATCTCGGGGAATGTGAGCTTCGACTGA
- a CDS encoding FtsX-like permease family protein — MNILHLAWLLGRPAKSRRAPQILTVSAYALVSAILLIVLGGAYSFTSFEAEAQGAYLPLAGLAVVLLVVPLMVLGSAAARLSARANDRALSSLRLLGATGPQISLVAITQAAGTALAGALAGVVLYLACAPAASLIPFQGAPIGMAIYLPVWVLAIAVVAVIVLSALSAAAGLRKLMITPLAVATRRRVPVPSWLRAVITVGGVLLLCLVFSNLGMVAQGIATMLAVIIIGFGLGLLVLNLVGPYLVSKVGQSKLKKAETPQQLLAARMILENPAESWRQVSGVAMASFVAVVGGSGAAMMKGSPAQESSNSWYDYLPGDILTGVLVTLAITFICVAASSAIAQSAGTFDRAELYSGLHRLGMEWGTMNTARIKSLMIPALAASVAFAVASTVLVLPLAGMAVIFSPLTVITVIVVVLLGVALVRASITVANPGRLLATRE, encoded by the coding sequence ATGAACATCCTGCATCTTGCCTGGCTGCTCGGACGGCCTGCCAAATCCCGACGGGCTCCGCAGATCCTGACCGTCAGCGCCTATGCCCTGGTCAGTGCGATCCTGCTGATTGTCCTGGGCGGCGCCTACTCATTCACCAGCTTCGAGGCAGAAGCGCAGGGCGCCTATCTGCCCCTTGCCGGGTTGGCCGTGGTGCTGCTGGTTGTGCCGCTGATGGTCCTCGGCTCCGCCGCCGCCCGGCTCTCGGCGCGAGCCAATGATCGGGCGCTGTCCTCGCTGCGCCTGCTGGGTGCCACCGGTCCACAGATCAGCCTGGTGGCCATCACGCAGGCAGCCGGGACGGCCTTGGCTGGCGCGCTCGCCGGCGTGGTTCTCTACTTGGCGTGCGCTCCGGCGGCATCACTGATCCCATTCCAGGGTGCGCCTATCGGAATGGCCATCTATCTGCCGGTCTGGGTCCTGGCGATTGCAGTAGTCGCAGTCATTGTGCTCTCGGCGCTCAGCGCGGCAGCCGGCCTGCGCAAGCTCATGATCACTCCCTTGGCAGTGGCCACGCGTCGCCGTGTCCCCGTGCCTAGCTGGCTGCGCGCGGTGATCACCGTGGGCGGCGTCCTGCTCCTGTGCCTGGTCTTCTCCAATCTCGGAATGGTGGCCCAGGGCATCGCGACGATGCTGGCGGTGATTATCATCGGTTTCGGCCTTGGCTTGCTGGTGCTGAATCTTGTGGGACCGTATCTGGTGTCCAAGGTGGGGCAGAGCAAGCTCAAAAAAGCCGAGACTCCGCAACAGCTGCTGGCCGCCCGGATGATCCTGGAAAATCCTGCAGAGTCCTGGCGGCAGGTCTCCGGTGTGGCAATGGCTTCCTTCGTGGCTGTGGTTGGCGGCAGCGGGGCGGCAATGATGAAGGGCTCTCCGGCCCAGGAATCCAGCAACAGCTGGTATGACTATCTGCCTGGCGATATCTTGACCGGCGTTCTGGTGACCCTGGCAATCACCTTCATCTGCGTGGCCGCGTCTTCGGCCATTGCGCAAAGTGCGGGCACCTTTGACCGCGCTGAACTCTATTCCGGCCTGCATCGTTTGGGCATGGAGTGGGGGACCATGAACACGGCGCGAATCAAGTCGCTGATGATTCCGGCGCTGGCGGCGTCCGTTGCTTTTGCCGTCGCCTCCACCGTTCTGGTCCTGCCGCTGGCGGGCATGGCCGTGATCTTCAGCCCGTTGACCGTGATCACCGTTATTGTCGTCGTGTTACTTGGAGTAGCACTGGTGCGCGCGTCAATTACGGTGGCTAATCCGGGTCGATTGCTAGCGACTAGAGAATAA
- a CDS encoding FecCD family ABC transporter permease produces the protein MTATESTTRQTPAGAGPRLPRKLGAFLVLSVLLVLAVAASLLFGARPVSLSTVGDALWHFDANNGDQGVVASRFARTVGALVVGAALGLAGAGLQGLTRNPLADTGILGLNAGSAMSVVLAIAFFGVSSLTGIMMAAFIGAAVVMTLVYLVANVGRDGATPIKLALGGAAMAVGVGAITNAILMVSDSTLDRFRKWQIGSLSSTPIDTFLGAIPMVAIGALILLSTARVSNAVSMGDDTATALGFNLGRARLLGSIGVVILAGTATAVAGPIAFVGLMIPHAVRLLVGSDYRWLMPGSLLAGPVLLLVADTVGRVIAPPSEIQVGVMCAMIGGPLFILMMRSGMKSVSL, from the coding sequence ATGACCGCGACTGAAAGTACGACGCGCCAAACCCCGGCGGGCGCAGGCCCCCGGCTGCCGCGCAAGCTCGGCGCCTTCCTGGTCCTCTCGGTGCTCTTGGTCCTGGCCGTGGCCGCGTCGCTGCTCTTTGGCGCGCGCCCGGTCTCGCTGTCCACCGTGGGGGACGCCCTGTGGCATTTTGATGCGAATAACGGGGACCAGGGCGTGGTGGCTTCGCGCTTCGCCCGCACCGTGGGCGCCCTCGTGGTCGGCGCGGCACTGGGCCTGGCCGGAGCCGGGCTGCAGGGCCTGACCCGCAACCCGCTGGCCGATACCGGCATCCTGGGATTGAACGCCGGCTCGGCCATGAGCGTGGTGCTGGCGATCGCCTTCTTCGGGGTCAGCTCGCTGACCGGGATCATGATGGCCGCCTTTATCGGTGCCGCCGTGGTGATGACCCTGGTCTACCTGGTGGCCAACGTCGGGCGCGACGGAGCCACCCCGATCAAGCTGGCGCTGGGCGGCGCGGCCATGGCGGTCGGCGTCGGGGCGATCACCAACGCGATCCTGATGGTTTCGGATTCCACCTTGGACCGCTTCCGCAAATGGCAGATCGGTTCGCTCTCCAGCACCCCGATCGACACCTTCCTCGGTGCCATCCCGATGGTGGCCATCGGCGCGCTGATCCTGCTGTCCACCGCACGGGTTTCCAATGCGGTCTCCATGGGCGATGACACCGCCACCGCCCTGGGCTTCAACCTGGGCCGTGCCCGGCTGCTCGGATCCATCGGCGTGGTCATCCTGGCTGGCACCGCCACCGCGGTGGCAGGACCCATCGCCTTTGTCGGCCTGATGATCCCGCATGCGGTGCGCCTGCTGGTCGGATCCGACTACCGCTGGCTGATGCCCGGCAGCCTGCTGGCCGGGCCGGTGCTGCTGCTGGTCGCTGATACCGTGGGACGTGTGATCGCGCCGCCGAGCGAAATCCAGGTGGGCGTAATGTGCGCGATGATCGGCGGACCACTGTTTATCCTGATGATGCGCAGCGGCATGAAGTCGGTGAGCCTGTGA
- a CDS encoding DHA2 family efflux MFS transporter permease subunit: MPETANPTTDFDKRAAWRALWALVIGFFMILLDTTIVSTAMPSIMASLDADISGILWVNSAYLLTFAVPLLVTGRLGDRFGPRNIYLIGMVIFSLASLWCGLSDSLGSLIAARAVQGLGASMISPQAMTMITRLFPYQHRGAAMGLWGAVAGIASLIGPIAGGLLVDSVGWEWIFFINLPIAVLSLVMVFKFVPRLEPQAHSFDWVGVALSAVAMFCLVFGIQEGDSTNWEPFIGPLGSWHLIIGGILLLAVFVWWQSKTKSEPLVPLRLFTVRNFSLANVAITFMGLTIATISLPMVFFLQNVRGLTPTESALMISPMAVVGIFIAPRLGKMVNKLSPRVLAVPGFLLFGGATVVYAFMMHADIALWTLLIPSAVQGIGSAMIWPSLSLAATRDLTPRDAGAGSGIYNTTRQIGSVLGSALIAVMMDSRIQAQIEKAGSKDPATMMEATSVGLGQALLLPGFVAVAAVIVVAFLSPGKRA; encoded by the coding sequence GTGCCTGAAACTGCAAATCCCACCACTGACTTTGATAAGAGAGCCGCATGGCGTGCCCTTTGGGCGCTGGTCATCGGATTCTTCATGATCCTCTTGGACACCACGATTGTGTCCACCGCGATGCCTTCAATCATGGCTTCGCTTGATGCCGATATTTCCGGCATCTTGTGGGTCAATAGCGCCTACCTGCTTACCTTCGCCGTGCCATTGCTGGTCACCGGCCGATTGGGTGACCGCTTCGGCCCACGCAACATCTACCTCATCGGCATGGTGATCTTCTCCTTGGCCTCGCTATGGTGCGGCTTGTCGGATTCGCTGGGATCCCTGATTGCCGCTCGCGCAGTCCAGGGCCTGGGGGCATCGATGATCTCGCCCCAGGCAATGACCATGATTACCCGCCTGTTCCCCTACCAGCACCGTGGCGCGGCCATGGGCCTGTGGGGCGCGGTCGCTGGTATCGCGTCGCTGATCGGCCCGATTGCCGGCGGCCTGCTGGTGGACTCAGTGGGCTGGGAATGGATCTTCTTCATCAACCTGCCCATCGCCGTGCTCAGCCTCGTGATGGTCTTCAAGTTTGTTCCGCGCTTGGAACCCCAGGCGCACTCCTTCGACTGGGTTGGCGTTGCCCTGTCGGCGGTGGCCATGTTCTGCCTCGTCTTCGGCATCCAGGAAGGCGACTCGACGAATTGGGAGCCATTCATTGGCCCCTTGGGATCCTGGCACCTGATTATCGGCGGCATCCTGTTGCTGGCTGTCTTCGTTTGGTGGCAGAGCAAGACGAAGTCGGAACCGCTCGTCCCGCTGCGCCTATTCACGGTGCGCAATTTCTCGCTAGCCAATGTGGCCATCACCTTCATGGGATTGACTATCGCCACCATCAGCTTGCCCATGGTGTTCTTCCTGCAGAACGTGCGCGGCCTGACCCCGACAGAGTCGGCCTTGATGATTTCCCCGATGGCAGTGGTCGGTATTTTCATCGCTCCGCGTTTGGGCAAGATGGTCAACAAGCTCAGCCCTCGCGTCTTGGCGGTGCCCGGCTTCCTGCTCTTTGGCGGCGCCACTGTGGTCTATGCCTTCATGATGCATGCAGACATCGCCTTGTGGACCTTGCTGATTCCATCGGCCGTTCAGGGTATTGGCTCGGCCATGATCTGGCCTTCGCTGTCTTTGGCAGCCACCCGGGATCTGACGCCACGCGATGCGGGTGCCGGATCCGGCATCTACAACACCACCCGCCAGATCGGTTCAGTGCTAGGTTCCGCGCTCATCGCCGTCATGATGGATTCGCGCATCCAGGCGCAAATCGAAAAGGCTGGCTCCAAGGACCCCGCAACGATGATGGAAGCGACGTCGGTTGGTCTTGGACAGGCACTGCTTCTGCCTGGCTTCGTTGCTGTCGCCGCGGTGATCGTTGTGGCGTTCTTGAGCCCCGGCAAAAGGGCCTAG
- a CDS encoding mechanosensitive ion channel family protein, producing the protein MSPNPVEPLNETVEEVISVSSFLPVSLQFWAVLLAGAVFAAILAFVFSAIARRTLRRIGVDEADVKATRLPFFGLITSIVAKSAFAFFYHNRDWYNPWQFVILIILVMFLTWFIIKLVRVIEAGMISRFEAKFGPGRRLAKVQTQVGLMRRVLIAVLCILAVAAVLLTIEQVRALGAGLLASAGLASVVVGLAVQSTLANVFAGLQVAFTDSIRVDDTVVVEGERGTVEEITLSYVVVLLLDGRRMILPSTYFTTTPFENWSRRSTEISGNVALQLKLNAPIDYLRQRTTELLESSDLWDGRDNELLVTDAQNGLQTVAIYLSARNAGDLWGLRNMIREKLLGELLESYPECLPDPRIVPTTPA; encoded by the coding sequence ATGTCACCAAACCCCGTTGAACCTCTAAACGAGACTGTCGAGGAAGTCATCAGCGTTTCCAGCTTCCTGCCCGTGTCGCTGCAATTCTGGGCCGTGCTTCTGGCCGGCGCGGTCTTCGCGGCGATCCTGGCTTTTGTATTCAGTGCCATCGCCCGCCGCACCCTGCGTCGAATCGGCGTGGACGAGGCGGATGTGAAGGCCACCCGCCTTCCATTTTTTGGACTGATCACCTCCATCGTTGCCAAGTCCGCTTTCGCGTTCTTCTATCACAACCGTGACTGGTACAACCCATGGCAATTCGTCATCCTCATCATCCTGGTGATGTTCTTGACCTGGTTCATCATCAAATTGGTCCGCGTCATCGAAGCCGGCATGATCTCCCGCTTCGAAGCGAAATTCGGCCCCGGGCGACGACTGGCCAAGGTGCAAACCCAGGTTGGCCTGATGCGCCGGGTGCTTATCGCAGTGCTGTGCATCCTGGCCGTGGCAGCCGTCCTGCTGACAATCGAACAGGTCAGGGCCTTGGGCGCCGGACTGCTCGCCTCAGCTGGTTTGGCTTCGGTGGTGGTCGGTTTGGCTGTCCAGTCCACGCTGGCCAATGTCTTCGCTGGACTGCAGGTGGCTTTCACCGATTCCATTCGCGTGGATGACACCGTGGTGGTTGAAGGCGAGCGTGGCACCGTAGAGGAAATCACCTTGTCCTACGTGGTTGTCCTGCTCCTTGACGGCCGCCGGATGATCCTGCCTTCCACCTACTTCACCACGACTCCATTTGAGAACTGGTCACGGCGCAGCACGGAGATCTCCGGCAACGTGGCCCTGCAACTCAAGCTCAACGCCCCGATTGACTATCTGCGTCAGCGCACCACTGAGCTGCTGGAGTCCTCGGATTTGTGGGATGGCCGCGACAACGAGCTGCTCGTTACCGACGCGCAAAACGGACTGCAAACGGTGGCCATTTACCTCTCTGCCCGCAATGCTGGGGACCTGTGGGGCTTGCGGAATATGATCCGCGAAAAGCTGTTGGGGGAGTTGCTCGAAAGCTACCCCGAATGCCTGCCTGATCCACGGATCGTACCCACCACTCCTGCCTAG
- a CDS encoding ABC transporter substrate-binding protein: MKISRRAGIFAASTAILALSLTACGSASNSADSSADASAKSAADFTPVTIKNIYGETTIDKAPERVATISWVNADTLLALDTVPVGMDTDAYGQNENNSTAWKDEALAKLDASIGSEKAPVQFATGDDPDYTAIAKTKPDVIFAPYSGLKKEQYEKLQEIAPVVGPIEPNYLTSWQDVTEAAGQMLGKEEEADALIEKIEGDLAKVGEENPVLKDTSFIAADLSAPDTAYVYSEGDTRPRFLTALGMTQADYVQKNAAKDTFFFTVSPEKVNEWDSDIVFSSAIAGNTTKDIVKSQPLYGQIPAVKNDALALPGTDEATLAISAASPLSLEWSLDTVVPKIVKAAENAAAAK, encoded by the coding sequence ATGAAAATTTCACGTCGCGCCGGGATCTTCGCCGCGTCCACCGCAATCCTCGCGTTGAGCCTGACCGCCTGCGGTTCAGCCAGCAACTCCGCAGATTCCTCGGCGGATGCATCGGCCAAGTCCGCAGCGGACTTCACCCCGGTCACCATCAAGAACATCTATGGTGAAACCACCATCGACAAGGCCCCAGAGCGCGTCGCCACCATCTCGTGGGTCAACGCCGACACCCTGCTGGCCCTTGATACCGTGCCGGTCGGCATGGACACCGACGCCTACGGCCAGAACGAGAACAACTCGACTGCGTGGAAGGATGAAGCGCTGGCCAAGCTGGACGCTTCCATCGGCTCCGAAAAGGCGCCAGTGCAGTTCGCCACCGGTGATGATCCCGACTACACCGCGATTGCCAAGACCAAGCCGGATGTCATCTTCGCCCCTTACTCGGGCCTGAAGAAGGAACAGTACGAGAAGCTGCAGGAAATCGCCCCGGTCGTCGGCCCGATTGAGCCGAACTACCTGACCAGCTGGCAGGACGTCACCGAAGCCGCCGGCCAGATGCTGGGCAAGGAAGAAGAAGCCGACGCGCTGATCGAAAAGATCGAGGGCGATTTGGCCAAGGTGGGCGAAGAGAACCCAGTGCTCAAGGACACCAGCTTCATCGCCGCCGACCTCTCGGCACCGGATACCGCCTACGTCTACTCCGAAGGCGACACCCGCCCGCGCTTCCTTACCGCACTGGGCATGACGCAGGCTGACTACGTGCAGAAGAACGCCGCCAAGGACACCTTCTTCTTCACCGTTTCCCCGGAAAAGGTCAACGAGTGGGATTCTGACATCGTCTTCTCCTCGGCCATCGCCGGAAACACCACCAAGGACATCGTGAAGTCCCAGCCGCTCTACGGGCAGATCCCTGCCGTGAAGAACGACGCGCTGGCCCTGCCAGGCACCGATGAAGCCACCCTGGCCATTTCGGCAGCTTCGCCGCTGTCCCTGGAATGGTCCTTGGACACCGTGGTTCCAAAGATCGTGAAGGCTGCTGAAAACGCAGCAGCGGCCAAGTAG
- a CDS encoding thioredoxin: MKLELYTQPFCAGCIRTRQTVARAQKLLPDLQVEEVNVVEQVERGEELGITSTPVIRLLQGETEKFRASDTPTLPQLLTAIARASD, encoded by the coding sequence ATGAAATTGGAACTGTATACGCAGCCCTTCTGCGCTGGGTGCATCCGCACCCGGCAAACCGTGGCGCGTGCCCAGAAGCTCCTGCCTGATCTGCAGGTGGAGGAAGTCAATGTGGTTGAGCAGGTTGAGCGCGGCGAGGAATTGGGCATCACCAGCACCCCGGTGATCAGGTTGCTGCAAGGTGAAACCGAAAAATTCCGGGCCAGCGATACGCCCACGCTGCCCCAGCTTTTGACGGCCATTGCCCGCGCCAGCGACTAG